The following are from one region of the Oryzias latipes chromosome 12, ASM223467v1 genome:
- the LOC111948319 gene encoding heat shock protein 30-like gives MLCSRGLHSDLSPSMFFFSPVRSLWPEVRPLFYQRDLLQRNLQELRSSLELMDKFQDKILEETEPFQSSVTLQPVSFQLDKDGQNFGLTLDTRGFSPEELSVRQVGRKLRVSGKTEKKQEDGKGSYSYRLQEFRQELDLPEGLNPEAVTCCLSPDGKLHIQAAKEEADRELTIKRSSEEEPQQRESSQKQDSKVQTPNTS, from the coding sequence ATGCTGTGCTCTCGAGGTCTTCACTCTGATCTCAGTCCATCCATGTTCTTCTTCTCACCTGTACGCAGTCTGTGGCCAGAGGTCAGACCTCTGTTCTACCAGCGGGATCTGTTGCAGAGgaacctgcaggagctgcgcAGCAGTCTGGAGCTGATGGACAAATTTCAAGACAAGATCCTGGAGGAGACGGAGCCTTTCCAGAGCAGTGTGACCCTGCAACCAGTGAGCTTCCAGCTGGACAAAGATGGACAGAACTTTGGCCTGACCCTGGACACTCGAGGCTTTTCTCCAGAGGAGCTGTCTGTCAGGCAGGTGGGCAGAAAGCTGAGAGTCAGCGGGaagacagagaagaaacaggaggACGGGAAAGGCTCCTACTCTTACAGACTCCAGGAGTTCAGACAAGAGTTGGATCTGCCTGAAGGCCTGAACCCTGAAGCcgtcacctgctgcctgtctccAGACGGAAAGCTCCACATCCAGGCCGCCAAAGAGGAGGCTGACAGAGAACTGACCATCAAGAGGAGCTCGGAGGAGGAACCACAGCAGAGAGAGAGTTCACAGAAACAAGATAGCAAAGTGCAGACTCCCAATACATCATAG
- the LOC101162542 gene encoding heat shock protein 30-like: MLCSRGLHSDLSPSMFFFSPVRSLWPEVRPLFYQRDLLQRNLQELRSSLELMDKFQDKILEETEPFQSSVTLQPVSFQLDKDGQNFGLTLDTQGFSPEELSVRQVGRKLRVSGKTEKKQEDGKGSYSYRLQEFRQELDLPEGLNPEAVTCCLSPDGKLHIQAAKEEADRELTIKRSSEEEPQQREFTETR, from the coding sequence ATGCTGTGCTCTCGAGGTCTTCACTCTGATCTCAGTCCATCCATGTTCTTCTTCTCACCTGTACGCAGTCTGTGGCCAGAGGTCAGACCTCTGTTCTACCAGCGGGATCTGTTGCAGAGgaacctgcaggagctgcgcAGCAGTCTGGAGCTGATGGACAAATTTCAAGACAAGATCCTGGAGGAGACGGAGCCTTTCCAGAGCAGTGTGACCCTGCAACCAGTGAGCTTCCAGCTGGACAAAGATGGACAGAACTTTGGCCTGACCCTGGACACTCAAGGCTTTTCTCCAGAGGAGCTGTCTGTCAGGCAGGTGGGCAGAAAGCTGAGAGTCAGCGGGaagacagagaagaaacaggaggACGGGAAAGGCTCCTACTCTTACAGACTCCAGGAGTTCAGACAAGAGTTGGATCTGCCTGAAGGCCTGAACCCTGAAGCcgtcacctgctgcctgtctccAGACGGAAAGCTCCACATCCAGGCCGCCAAAGAGGAGGCTGACAGAGAACTGACCATCAAGAGGAGCTCGGAGGAGGAACCACAGCAGAGAGAGTTCACAGAAACAAGATAG
- the LOC111948317 gene encoding heat shock protein 30-like, translating to MLCSRGLHSDLSPSMFFFSPVRSLWPEVRPLFYQRDLLQRNLQELRSSLELMEKFQDKILEETEPFQSSVTLQPVSFQLDKDGQNFGLTLDTRGFSPEELSVRQVGRKLRVSGKTEKKQEDGKGSYSYRLQEFRQELDLPEGLNPEAVTCCLSPDGKLHIQAAKEEADRELTIKRSSEEEPQQRESSQKQDSKVQTPNTS from the coding sequence ATGCTGTGCTCTCGAGGTCTTCACTCTGATCTCAGTCCATCCATGTTCTTCTTCTCACCTGTACGCAGTCTGTGGCCAGAGGTCAGACCTCTGTTCTACCAGCGGGATCTGTTGCAGAGgaacctgcaggagctgcgcAGCAGTCTGGAGCTGATGGAAAAATTTCAAGACAAGATCTTGGAGGAGACGGAGCCTTTCCAGAGCAGTGTGACCCTGCAACCAGTGAGCTTCCAGCTGGACAAAGATGGACAGAACTTTGGCCTGACCCTGGACACTCGAGGCTTTTCTCCAGAGGAGCTGTCTGTCAGGCAGGTGGGCAGAAAGCTGAGAGTCAGCGGGaagacagagaagaaacaggaggACGGGAAAGGCTCCTACTCTTACAGACTCCAGGAGTTCAGACAAGAGTTGGATCTGCCTGAAGGCCTGAACCCTGAAGCcgtcacctgctgcctgtctccAGACGGAAAGCTCCACATCCAGGCCGCCAAAGAGGAGGCTGACAGAGAACTGACCATCAAGAGGAGCTCGGAGGAGGAACCACAGCAGAGAGAGAGTTCACAGAAACAAGATAGCAAAGTGCAGACTCCCAATACATCATAG
- the LOC111948325 gene encoding heat shock protein 30-like produces the protein MLCSRGLHSDLSPSMFFFSPVRSLWPEVRPLFYQRDLLQRNLQELRSSLELMDKFQDKILEETEPFQSSVTLQPVSFQLDKDGQNFGLTLDTRGFSPEELSVRQVGRKLRVSGKTEKKQEDGKGSYSYRLQEFRQELDLPEGLNPEAVTCCLSPDGKLHIQAAKEEADRELTIKRSSEEEPQQRESSQKQDSKVQTPNTS, from the coding sequence ATGCTGTGCTCTCGAGGACTTCACTCTGATCTCAGTCCATCCATGTTCTTCTTCTCACCTGTACGCAGTCTGTGGCCAGAGGTCAGACCTCTGTTCTACCAGCGGGATCTGTTGCAGAGgaacctgcaggagctgcgcAGCAGTCTGGAGCTGATGGACAAATTTCAAGACAAGATCCTGGAGGAGACGGAGCCTTTCCAGAGCAGTGTGACCCTGCAACCAGTGAGCTTCCAGCTGGACAAAGATGGACAGAACTTTGGCCTGACCCTGGACACTCGAGGCTTTTCTCCAGAGGAGCTGTCTGTCAGGCAGGTGGGCAGAAAGCTGAGAGTCAGCGGGaagacagagaagaaacaggaggACGGGAAAGGCTCCTACTCTTACAGACTCCAGGAGTTCAGACAAGAGTTGGATCTGCCTGAAGGCCTGAACCCTGAAGCcgtcacctgctgcctgtctccAGACGGAAAGCTCCACATCCAGGCCGCCAAAGAGGAGGCTGACAGAGAACTGACCATCAAGAGGAGCTCGGAGGAGGAACCACAGCAGAGAGAGAGTTCACAGAAACAAGATAGCAAAGTGCAGACTCCCAATACATCATAG